Proteins found in one Paenibacillus borealis genomic segment:
- a CDS encoding potassium channel protein yields the protein MHFLIRISGKLLHLKKKSIGLIILAFIILSASTAFLLEPDTFHSWFNAFYWVMTTMATVGYGDYFATTVTGKVFTIFLYIFGIGLLSLVIGKIIDAMGEMQRRRGAGTLSFHGHNHVVLINWNRKTQAAVDEILCYDGSCKIVIIDENGRHPLEQLEQVHFINGDASSDDILLKANIGSARAAIVFGDTRIDEASLSDGKTLLIASSIERIAPQVHTTVEIMQEKNIQNFKHVQVNEFVLSHDAISRLAVRSALQEGNSEVITQLLSRQHGDDIYEIPRSRAWNTYGDAFQDLLRQGATLLSDRGDLGINRKLEQPIPGDARLYIVADEVTYRRIKTG from the coding sequence TTGCATTTTCTAATCCGAATTTCCGGTAAGCTGCTTCATTTGAAAAAGAAGTCTATAGGTCTGATCATCCTGGCCTTTATCATTCTGAGTGCATCCACTGCCTTCCTGCTGGAGCCGGACACTTTTCACAGCTGGTTCAACGCCTTTTATTGGGTGATGACCACAATGGCTACCGTAGGCTACGGCGACTATTTCGCTACTACAGTCACTGGCAAGGTATTTACGATATTCTTATATATCTTTGGCATCGGTCTGCTCAGTCTGGTCATCGGTAAGATTATCGACGCCATGGGAGAGATGCAGCGCAGGAGAGGAGCCGGAACCTTGAGCTTTCACGGACATAATCATGTCGTACTGATTAACTGGAACCGCAAAACGCAGGCGGCTGTGGATGAAATTCTGTGTTATGACGGGAGTTGCAAGATCGTAATTATCGATGAGAACGGCCGCCATCCGCTGGAACAGCTGGAGCAGGTTCACTTCATTAACGGTGATGCCTCCAGTGACGATATCCTGCTGAAGGCGAACATCGGGAGCGCCAGAGCCGCGATCGTGTTCGGCGATACCCGCATAGACGAGGCCTCGCTGAGCGACGGCAAGACGCTGCTGATTGCCTCCAGCATTGAACGGATCGCCCCGCAAGTACATACCACCGTAGAAATCATGCAGGAGAAGAACATTCAGAACTTCAAGCATGTTCAGGTGAACGAGTTCGTGCTCTCCCATGATGCCATCTCCAGACTCGCGGTAAGATCTGCCCTGCAGGAAGGTAATTCCGAAGTAATTACCCAGCTGCTCAGCCGCCAGCACGGCGATGATATCTATGAGATTCCGCGCAGCCGTGCCTGGAATACCTATGGAGACGCCTTTCAGGATCTGCTGCGTCAGGGGGCAACCCTGCTGTCCGACCGTGGCGACCTTGGTATTAACCGCAAGCTGGAGCAGCCGATTCCGGGAGATGCCAGACTCTATATTGTTGCCGATGAGGTGACTTACCGGAGAATTAAAACAGGCTAA
- a CDS encoding sensor domain-containing diguanylate cyclase, with protein sequence MPWMQGYPYYLVMGSVLSLYMGIGSFKHRHTPGRCYLWILMLLVSLIFAATAGEILSDSFQVKLWWKNLQQGPLFLSAIFTYVVIKEYVSRSSEGLAKRLIYFCIPVVLDVVLIFTDSYHHLMRSEVGLATVAGITGIAVKPTVLSMTLIAYDQLFGLYAVYLLAISLLNAPKYYFRRNLMLLFGLLIPVLSVFLLPLLKITITGFTAFTYLPPIVAAYLSLFRDPRLSLYPLAKNKIFENMKDGIVLTDRYDQIIDVNEAADAMLSELLEEKAETWRGRSIHLLLKRYGQLSDHYAKRIEGQFEIEPSGKDGACFGIALIATERTRAETTGMLMVFSDLSEKKRYERELLHQATVDDLTGLYNRRHFMRLVQNYSVQHGAGMALLLFDIDDFKLINDTYGHLAGDQALVDLSRKIMNVYQNNGISGRVGGEEFAVCFFAGSEAEALREAENFRATMGKHVVLLEEGYSIQLTVSIGIAFTERSDVTFEDLYREADEALYQSKAKGKNRVTLGRQPAVRQAVKG encoded by the coding sequence ATGCCGTGGATGCAGGGTTATCCTTATTATTTGGTAATGGGCAGCGTTCTAAGTCTCTACATGGGCATCGGTTCTTTCAAGCACCGCCACACCCCGGGAAGATGCTACTTATGGATATTAATGCTGCTGGTCAGCCTGATATTCGCGGCTACGGCCGGAGAGATTCTGTCGGATTCCTTTCAGGTCAAGCTATGGTGGAAGAATTTGCAGCAGGGCCCGCTTTTTTTGAGTGCGATCTTTACCTATGTCGTTATTAAAGAGTATGTTTCCCGTTCCTCTGAGGGTTTGGCCAAGAGGCTTATTTACTTTTGTATCCCGGTTGTGCTTGACGTTGTGCTGATCTTTACCGATTCCTATCATCATCTGATGCGCAGTGAAGTCGGCCTCGCAACGGTGGCAGGGATTACGGGAATTGCCGTGAAGCCTACGGTATTAAGCATGACCCTTATCGCGTACGACCAGCTGTTTGGATTGTATGCTGTTTATTTGCTGGCGATCTCCCTCCTGAATGCTCCCAAATATTATTTCCGCCGTAATCTGATGCTGCTGTTCGGGCTGCTGATTCCTGTACTGTCGGTCTTTCTGCTTCCGCTGCTCAAAATTACGATTACCGGGTTCACCGCATTTACCTATCTTCCGCCCATCGTCGCTGCGTACCTGTCTTTGTTCCGTGATCCGCGGCTCTCCTTGTATCCGCTTGCCAAGAATAAGATCTTCGAGAATATGAAAGACGGCATTGTGCTGACGGACCGCTATGACCAGATTATTGATGTCAATGAAGCTGCGGACGCGATGCTCTCCGAACTGCTGGAGGAGAAGGCGGAAACCTGGAGGGGCCGAAGCATACATCTGCTGCTGAAGCGGTACGGCCAGCTCTCCGACCATTATGCCAAGCGGATTGAAGGGCAGTTCGAGATTGAGCCTTCCGGCAAGGATGGTGCCTGCTTCGGCATCGCACTCATTGCCACGGAGCGTACCCGCGCAGAGACCACAGGCATGCTCATGGTCTTCAGTGATCTAAGTGAGAAGAAGAGGTATGAACGCGAGCTGCTGCATCAGGCTACGGTTGATGATCTGACCGGACTGTACAACCGCAGGCATTTCATGAGGCTGGTGCAGAATTATTCTGTGCAGCACGGGGCGGGAATGGCGCTTCTGCTGTTCGATATCGATGATTTCAAGTTAATTAATGATACATATGGACATCTGGCCGGTGATCAGGCACTGGTAGATTTGTCCCGGAAGATTATGAACGTGTACCAGAATAACGGAATTTCCGGCCGGGTGGGGGGCGAGGAGTTCGCGGTCTGCTTCTTTGCCGGCAGCGAGGCCGAAGCCCTGAGGGAAGCGGAGAATTTCCGCGCTACCATGGGCAAGCATGTCGTCCTGCTGGAAGAGGGGTACAGCATCCAGCTGACCGTCAGCATTGGCATCGCCTTCACAGAGCGCAGCGACGTGACCTTCGAGGATTTATACCGCGAGGCGGACGAAGCCCTGTATCAATCCAAGGCTAAAGGCAAGAACAGGGTGACCCTAGGCCGCCAGCCCGCTGTGCGGCAGGCGGTCAAGGGTTAG
- a CDS encoding glycosyltransferase family 2 protein — translation MTVSDVLMVIAVICIWSLLLVNVALIIAGYLYYIETENKAVPEIKGEYPMVTIMVPAHNEGVVISKTVESLLALDYPHDRYEIIVINDNSSDNSAELLGDIQRRNPQRNLIIINTDAVTGGKGKSNALNIGFTRSRGELIAIYDADNTPERTALRYLVAEIMNDSTLGAVIGKFRTRNRDASLLTRFINIETLSFQWMAQAGRWKLFKLCTIPGTNFIMRRSIVESIGGWDVKAIAEDTEISFRIYMMGYRIKFQPKSVTWEQEPQTVKVWFKQRTRWAKGNIYVIVKNLPLLFDRQAAKIRFDILYYVSIYFLLLISLVTSDVLLVLHAMGYVHTTIAGLSSFLWLLAIVLFVVGIFVTLTTEKGEMSLSNLWIILLMYVSYCQLWMVVAAYGLYNYFKDVIFKREAKWYKTERY, via the coding sequence ATGACGGTCTCAGACGTGCTGATGGTCATTGCGGTGATCTGCATCTGGTCACTGCTGCTGGTGAATGTAGCGCTGATTATAGCGGGATACCTGTACTATATTGAAACTGAAAATAAGGCAGTGCCGGAGATCAAAGGTGAGTATCCGATGGTCACGATCATGGTCCCTGCACATAACGAGGGCGTGGTCATCAGCAAAACCGTTGAATCCCTGCTGGCGCTGGATTATCCGCATGACCGGTATGAGATCATCGTCATCAACGATAATTCTTCAGACAACAGCGCGGAGCTGCTGGGTGATATCCAGCGGAGGAACCCGCAGCGTAATCTGATCATCATCAATACCGATGCAGTTACCGGCGGCAAAGGCAAATCCAATGCGCTGAACATTGGCTTCACCCGCAGCAGGGGGGAGCTCATTGCTATCTACGATGCCGACAATACACCGGAACGCACAGCTTTGCGGTATCTTGTAGCGGAGATCATGAATGACTCCACACTGGGAGCGGTGATCGGCAAGTTCAGAACCCGTAACCGTGATGCAAGCCTGCTGACCCGGTTTATTAATATTGAGACCCTGTCGTTTCAATGGATGGCTCAAGCCGGGCGCTGGAAGCTGTTCAAGCTCTGTACGATTCCGGGAACGAATTTCATTATGCGCAGGTCGATTGTAGAGAGTATCGGCGGCTGGGATGTCAAGGCAATTGCTGAGGATACAGAGATTAGCTTCCGCATTTATATGATGGGATACCGGATCAAGTTCCAGCCCAAGTCGGTCACCTGGGAGCAGGAGCCGCAGACGGTGAAGGTCTGGTTCAAGCAGCGGACACGCTGGGCGAAGGGGAATATCTATGTCATTGTGAAGAATCTTCCGCTCCTCTTCGACAGACAGGCAGCGAAGATCCGCTTCGATATCCTCTATTATGTCTCGATTTATTTCCTGCTCCTGATCTCGCTGGTCACCTCTGATGTTCTGCTCGTTCTCCATGCGATGGGGTATGTTCATACGACCATTGCCGGACTCAGCAGCTTCCTGTGGCTGCTCGCCATTGTTCTGTTTGTAGTCGGGATCTTCGTTACACTGACGACGGAGAAAGGCGAGATGAGCCTGTCCAACCTGTGGATCATTCTGCTGATGTATGTTTCGTACTGTCAGCTATGGATGGTGGTCGCCGCTTACGGACTATATAACTACTTCAAAGACGTCATTTTCAAACGGGAAGCCAAGTGGTACAAAACCGAGCGCTATTAA
- a CDS encoding SDR family oxidoreductase, with protein sequence MDLGLGGKSVLVSAASKGLGLATALEYAREGARVTIASRSLPQLETARQAILEATGQEIAVVDMDVTRPEDIVRAVRTAAEYGGGLDVLVTNAGGPPGGGFGDMADADWSGGFELTLMSTVRLIREALPHMRSAGGGRIVSISSVSIKQPIQGLILSNVFRAGVNALNKSLATELAPEGILINSLAPGRIGTDRILQLDGKRAEAVGTSLEEVQAEALKGIPLGRTGTPEEFGKAAVFLGSFANTYITGQSLLIDGGMVKSL encoded by the coding sequence ATGGATTTGGGTCTTGGAGGAAAGTCGGTACTAGTATCCGCCGCCAGCAAAGGGCTGGGGCTGGCAACCGCACTGGAATATGCGCGTGAGGGCGCGCGCGTGACCATCGCGAGCCGGAGTCTGCCGCAGCTGGAAACGGCGCGGCAGGCAATTCTGGAGGCCACGGGGCAAGAGATTGCCGTGGTGGACATGGACGTGACCCGCCCGGAGGATATTGTACGGGCGGTACGGACGGCCGCCGAATATGGAGGCGGCCTCGACGTGCTTGTCACGAACGCCGGCGGGCCTCCGGGCGGCGGCTTCGGGGATATGGCCGACGCGGACTGGAGCGGCGGCTTCGAGCTTACGCTGATGAGTACGGTCCGCCTGATCCGTGAGGCGCTGCCGCATATGCGCAGCGCTGGCGGAGGGCGGATTGTCAGCATCAGCTCGGTCTCGATCAAGCAGCCGATTCAGGGGCTGATTCTCTCGAATGTGTTCCGCGCAGGGGTGAACGCGCTGAACAAGAGCCTGGCCACAGAGCTTGCGCCCGAAGGCATTCTAATCAACAGTCTGGCACCCGGACGCATTGGTACAGACCGGATCCTCCAGCTTGACGGCAAACGTGCGGAAGCGGTGGGAACTTCCCTTGAAGAGGTTCAGGCGGAGGCGCTGAAGGGCATTCCTCTTGGGAGAACGGGGACGCCGGAGGAGTTCGGTAAGGCTGCGGTATTTCTCGGTTCTTTTGCCAACACTTATATTACCGGCCAGTCCCTGCTTATCGACGGCGGAATGGTGAAATCGCTCTAA
- a CDS encoding type B 50S ribosomal protein L31 has translation MKEGIHPKFNQVIFFDASVGYKFLSSSTKSSGETMEWEDGNTYPVIRVDSSSASHPFYTGKQRDTETGGRVDKFKQRLAQKK, from the coding sequence ATGAAAGAAGGCATACACCCTAAGTTCAACCAGGTTATCTTCTTCGATGCAAGCGTAGGCTACAAATTCCTGAGCTCGTCCACCAAGTCTTCCGGTGAAACGATGGAATGGGAAGACGGCAACACTTATCCAGTGATCCGTGTAGACTCCAGCTCCGCATCCCACCCGTTCTACACAGGTAAACAAAGAGATACCGAAACTGGCGGCCGTGTTGACAAGTTCAAACAACGGTTGGCTCAGAAGAAATAA
- a CDS encoding DUF350 domain-containing protein, with protein MTIVINLVVSILTIVLLQVLGMVIFTLMTPFKDMEELKKGNVAVSLAFGGKFLATAIILGVAAYTNTSIWFMMLWFAVGYVCLVASYWIFELFTPGFRISEQLQKGNVAVGVTLCMVFIGTAFAVSSLII; from the coding sequence TTGACGATCGTTATTAATCTGGTGGTTAGTATTCTGACCATTGTTCTGCTTCAGGTACTGGGTATGGTTATATTCACCCTGATGACTCCTTTTAAGGATATGGAGGAGCTGAAGAAGGGGAACGTCGCTGTATCGCTGGCCTTTGGCGGCAAGTTTCTGGCCACGGCGATCATTCTCGGCGTAGCGGCATATACGAATACCTCCATCTGGTTCATGATGCTCTGGTTCGCTGTAGGTTATGTGTGTCTGGTTGCGTCCTACTGGATCTTTGAGCTGTTCACGCCCGGCTTCCGGATTTCGGAACAGCTGCAGAAAGGGAATGTTGCAGTAGGCGTAACACTCTGCATGGTATTCATCGGAACAGCGTTTGCGGTCAGCAGCCTGATTATTTAG
- a CDS encoding cellulose biosynthesis cyclic di-GMP-binding regulatory protein BcsB, which translates to MMKKQILIGLICLSLFLVHIPAALAAAVLPGGAKMTYETSFTGSEISLSGTSSQQQYFTVMDYWNIDAVMINLHYQVSQINADQQSSVTLSLNGIPFHSFRPSGENNGEQSLSITAPKGFLKQGSNTLTIQGNLKTGTDDYQLCSVDNTQDSWLHLFNTSNIAVKYTPKVITGGIADFSARFSGMDTVKKGESLLAVPENASGSELESATYALSGFAKGNTLNDKTIPLLPYREDTIADKHAVVLVAMYDHLPASLKNLVSTTADLGTHAVIQLVNKDSSPVLIVTSKDESLLIKAGRFMASGELMSQISSDLKLVDDATGVADPAPSISSNVTFTETGDKLNGPNHQEQTYFVSLPSNRSIADDGKISLDLRYAGNLDFERSLVTVSINNTPVGSKKLTKELANGDVLNLDVPQSLNISGNFSVTVAFDLEMANTICTPNTEQMPWAYISKESMMRLNTKDRTELLLSNYPYPFLRDGIFNRVAVVLPQEMDDYSYQSLGNIFNMLGQYAGGNTGDVHYYSDDVAADNLKDNNIIAIGTYKNNKVIRDNNDSLFFKYNKDGSTLLSNEKIAIEEQYGAGIGTLQLLDSPYESGRGLLAVTAVSPESYYLASKLIASEKDRWKVYGDGVVTDKDGQVNAYRFKTLSGAAKDSTIAQIIERSDVLGFVVAAVLIITLVIVSLLLLLRKHMKKRGDKRET; encoded by the coding sequence ATGATGAAAAAACAGATATTGATAGGGCTGATTTGCCTCTCCCTTTTCCTGGTTCACATTCCTGCGGCACTGGCAGCAGCAGTGCTTCCCGGTGGCGCCAAGATGACATACGAGACTTCATTTACAGGCAGCGAGATCTCTCTCTCGGGCACAAGCTCCCAGCAGCAGTATTTCACGGTCATGGATTACTGGAACATCGATGCGGTGATGATTAATCTGCATTATCAGGTATCACAGATCAATGCGGATCAGCAGTCAAGTGTGACGCTGTCGCTTAACGGTATTCCGTTCCACTCCTTCAGACCATCTGGTGAGAATAACGGGGAGCAGAGCCTGAGCATTACGGCACCCAAAGGCTTCCTTAAGCAAGGCAGCAACACGCTAACCATTCAGGGCAATCTGAAGACGGGTACGGATGACTATCAGCTCTGCAGTGTAGATAATACGCAGGACAGCTGGCTGCATCTGTTCAATACCTCCAATATTGCCGTAAAGTATACGCCTAAAGTGATTACGGGCGGAATTGCGGATTTCAGTGCCAGGTTCTCGGGCATGGATACGGTAAAAAAAGGGGAAAGCCTGCTCGCGGTACCGGAGAATGCCAGCGGTTCTGAGCTGGAGAGCGCGACGTACGCCCTGTCAGGCTTCGCCAAAGGCAATACGCTGAACGACAAGACGATTCCTTTGCTGCCCTACCGCGAGGATACCATTGCGGACAAGCATGCAGTGGTGCTTGTAGCGATGTATGATCATCTCCCGGCCAGCTTGAAGAATCTCGTGAGCACCACGGCCGATCTCGGCACCCATGCCGTGATCCAGCTGGTGAACAAGGATTCCTCGCCGGTGCTGATCGTTACCTCCAAGGATGAGAGCCTGCTGATCAAGGCCGGACGCTTCATGGCCAGCGGGGAGCTGATGAGCCAGATCAGCAGCGACTTGAAGCTTGTGGATGATGCTACCGGTGTAGCAGACCCGGCGCCATCCATCAGCTCGAATGTTACGTTCACGGAGACCGGGGATAAGCTGAACGGACCGAACCATCAGGAGCAGACTTATTTCGTTTCGCTGCCGTCCAACCGCTCAATAGCGGATGACGGCAAAATCAGTCTCGATTTGCGCTATGCGGGGAATCTGGATTTTGAGCGCTCGCTGGTAACGGTAAGCATCAACAATACGCCGGTCGGCAGCAAGAAGCTGACGAAGGAACTGGCCAACGGTGATGTGCTGAATCTGGATGTGCCGCAGAGCCTGAACATTTCCGGCAATTTCTCCGTCACGGTAGCTTTTGATCTGGAGATGGCGAATACCATCTGCACACCTAATACGGAGCAGATGCCCTGGGCCTATATCAGCAAGGAATCCATGATGCGCCTGAATACCAAGGACCGCACAGAGCTGCTGCTGAGTAACTATCCGTACCCGTTCCTGCGCGACGGCATCTTCAACCGTGTGGCGGTTGTTCTGCCGCAGGAGATGGATGATTATTCCTATCAGAGCCTGGGCAATATCTTCAACATGCTCGGCCAATACGCCGGAGGCAATACCGGGGATGTCCATTATTACAGCGACGATGTGGCTGCTGATAATCTGAAGGACAATAATATCATTGCCATCGGTACCTATAAGAACAACAAGGTAATCCGGGACAACAATGACAGCCTTTTTTTCAAGTACAACAAAGACGGATCAACCCTGCTGTCCAATGAAAAAATAGCGATCGAAGAGCAGTACGGAGCCGGCATCGGAACGCTTCAGCTGCTGGATTCACCTTATGAGAGCGGACGGGGTCTGCTTGCGGTTACGGCGGTCAGCCCCGAGAGCTATTACCTGGCCTCGAAGCTGATTGCCAGCGAGAAAGACCGCTGGAAGGTATACGGGGACGGTGTAGTTACAGACAAAGACGGCCAGGTTAATGCTTACCGCTTCAAGACCCTCTCCGGTGCGGCAAAAGATTCAACGATCGCGCAGATTATCGAGCGTTCAGACGTTCTGGGCTTTGTGGTCGCGGCCGTACTCATCATCACGCTGGTCATAGTATCGCTGCTTCTCCTGCTCCGCAAACATATGAAGAAACGTGGTGATAAGCGTGAGACGTAA
- a CDS encoding glutathionylspermidine synthase family protein, translating to MIPAESVFEFLDQSALERAPRVQQLHKLGFTWADLEEEEYWLDAIAVMRGETYQELKKASSGLWMVLDKAVRYVHLKHDLYDLLGIPPVLWQMLDDCPMPEPGLISRYARFDFAVAGDGTIKLLELNADTPTGYVEASIATPWICAEAGIGSPNAAMKQQLAAAWGVERPDTAACVAYGSHQEDTGTIDALAAHSGLDIRCVDCLDLWIDEGTVKDGEDRIIERMFALYPKEWMAVDEGGDALAYAIETGKLQLFNGPHSIILQSKGLIAAVWGMYELGLLFSEEERQVISRYILPTYNKAVFSESFVSKSVFGREGGSVRIFDDSGTLEIEDEEGYDSSQLFPVVYQKRAEMARIMTAEGELHLLTGMFVINGTPCGLLGRAGGPITGNASHFIALGVRGLEDEQG from the coding sequence ATGATCCCGGCAGAGAGCGTTTTCGAATTTCTGGATCAGTCCGCTCTGGAGCGGGCGCCCCGGGTACAGCAGCTGCATAAACTCGGTTTCACCTGGGCTGACCTGGAGGAAGAGGAATATTGGCTGGATGCGATAGCTGTGATGCGTGGAGAGACCTATCAGGAGTTGAAAAAAGCCTCTTCAGGACTGTGGATGGTTCTGGATAAGGCGGTCCGCTATGTTCATCTCAAACATGACTTGTATGATCTGCTGGGAATTCCCCCGGTGCTGTGGCAGATGCTCGACGACTGCCCAATGCCTGAGCCGGGGCTGATCAGCCGGTATGCCCGATTTGACTTTGCTGTAGCCGGAGACGGGACTATTAAGCTGCTGGAGCTGAATGCGGATACGCCGACCGGCTATGTGGAGGCCTCTATTGCCACGCCGTGGATCTGCGCGGAGGCGGGCATCGGGAGTCCTAATGCCGCAATGAAGCAGCAGCTTGCCGCGGCCTGGGGTGTGGAACGGCCGGATACGGCAGCCTGTGTTGCCTACGGCAGCCATCAGGAGGACACCGGAACGATAGATGCACTGGCAGCACATAGCGGGCTGGATATCCGCTGCGTTGATTGTCTGGACCTTTGGATTGATGAGGGTACAGTGAAGGACGGGGAGGACCGGATTATTGAGCGGATGTTCGCACTCTATCCGAAGGAGTGGATGGCTGTGGATGAAGGCGGTGACGCCCTGGCCTACGCCATCGAGACCGGGAAGCTCCAGCTGTTCAACGGTCCGCACAGTATCATCCTGCAATCCAAGGGGCTGATTGCTGCCGTATGGGGGATGTATGAGCTGGGCCTGCTGTTCAGTGAAGAGGAACGCCAGGTAATCTCCCGCTACATCCTGCCTACGTACAATAAGGCGGTGTTCTCCGAGAGCTTTGTGTCCAAGTCCGTATTCGGACGGGAAGGCGGGTCCGTGCGGATTTTCGATGACAGCGGTACGCTTGAAATAGAGGATGAAGAAGGCTATGACAGCAGCCAGCTGTTCCCTGTGGTCTATCAGAAAAGAGCCGAAATGGCCCGGATTATGACGGCGGAAGGTGAGCTTCACCTGCTGACCGGCATGTTCGTGATTAACGGAACGCCCTGTGGGCTGCTCGGCCGGGCCGGCGGACCGATTACAGGCAATGCCAGTCATTTTATCGCGCTAGGAGTGAGGGGGCTTGAAGATGAACAAGGGTAG
- a CDS encoding diguanylate cyclase domain-containing protein produces the protein MRRNRSSLISDLGFLAFLVLMFACTVFIAGSPDHYIQNIIILNVAFLLALVTYFTTVTAGLTLNLAFIFGYGFFVVYQTVSEGATIGVNTYFWLIMTPLITVVIWVFTSSSRELQAENERLQKRTANLATVDENTDLRNSISFQKDASLFTGISTRYHIPLTLLVVKVKYWNEIRRLIPEEQLSEAIYDVSQLSQSSIRTNDALYLLDKEDATWGLLLFTDREGAKIVIERIKLRLQDLNDTEFSGKYKVNLGLKIGAVEYEADKIENPLDFIVQAKKQLEYDV, from the coding sequence GTGAGACGTAACCGCAGCAGCCTGATCTCCGATCTCGGGTTTCTGGCCTTCCTGGTCCTGATGTTTGCCTGCACCGTGTTCATTGCCGGCTCCCCCGATCACTATATACAGAACATCATTATTCTGAATGTGGCCTTCCTGCTTGCGCTGGTCACATATTTCACCACGGTAACTGCGGGACTGACGCTGAATCTGGCGTTTATCTTCGGCTACGGCTTCTTCGTGGTCTATCAGACGGTGTCCGAAGGGGCAACGATTGGCGTAAATACGTACTTCTGGCTGATTATGACCCCGCTGATTACAGTCGTCATCTGGGTCTTCACCTCCAGCAGCCGTGAGCTGCAGGCCGAGAATGAGCGCCTGCAGAAGCGGACGGCCAATCTCGCCACGGTGGATGAGAACACGGATCTGCGCAACAGCATTTCGTTTCAGAAGGATGCCAGCCTGTTCACCGGGATATCGACACGTTATCACATTCCGCTGACACTGCTTGTCGTCAAGGTGAAATACTGGAATGAGATCCGCCGTCTGATTCCGGAGGAGCAGCTGTCCGAAGCGATCTATGATGTTTCCCAGCTCAGCCAGTCCAGTATCCGCACCAATGACGCGCTGTATCTGCTGGACAAGGAGGATGCCACCTGGGGGCTTCTGCTCTTCACGGACCGTGAAGGGGCCAAGATTGTCATTGAGCGGATCAAGCTCCGGCTGCAGGATCTGAATGATACCGAATTCTCCGGGAAGTATAAAGTGAACCTGGGTCTGAAGATCGGTGCGGTGGAGTACGAGGCCGACAAGATTGAGAACCCGCTGGATTTCATTGTTCAAGCCAAAAAACAGCTCGAATACGATGTATAA